The Pseudomonas kermanshahensis genome includes a window with the following:
- the cysK gene encoding cysteine synthase A encodes MSRIYADNAHSIGNTPLVQINRIAPRGVTILAKIEGRNPGYSVKCRIGANMVWDAESSGKLKPGMTIVEPTSGNTGIGLAFVAAARGYKLILTMPASMSLERRKVLKALGAELVLTEPAKGMKGAIEKANEIVNSDPAQYFQPGQFENPANPAIHEKTTGPEIWNDTDGAVDVLVAGVGTGGTITGVSRYIKQTQGKSILSVAVEPVASPLISQTLAGEELKPSPHKIQGIGAGFVPKNLDLSMVDQVETVTDEESKAMAIRLMQEEGILCGISCGAAMAAAVRLAEKPEMQGKTIVVILPDSGERYLSSMLFSDMFSEQENQQ; translated from the coding sequence ATGAGCCGTATCTACGCAGACAACGCCCATTCCATCGGTAACACGCCGCTGGTGCAGATCAACCGCATCGCCCCGCGTGGGGTGACCATCCTGGCCAAGATCGAAGGGCGCAACCCGGGCTATTCGGTCAAATGCCGGATCGGCGCGAACATGGTCTGGGACGCCGAAAGCAGCGGCAAGCTCAAGCCCGGCATGACCATCGTCGAGCCCACCTCGGGCAACACCGGCATTGGCCTGGCGTTCGTTGCCGCCGCCCGTGGCTACAAGCTGATCCTGACCATGCCGGCCTCGATGAGCTTGGAGCGGCGCAAAGTGCTCAAGGCCTTGGGTGCCGAATTGGTGCTGACCGAGCCGGCCAAGGGCATGAAGGGCGCCATCGAGAAGGCCAACGAAATCGTTAACTCCGACCCGGCCCAGTACTTCCAGCCAGGCCAGTTCGAAAACCCGGCCAACCCGGCAATCCATGAAAAGACCACCGGCCCGGAGATCTGGAACGACACCGACGGCGCCGTCGATGTGCTGGTGGCCGGTGTAGGCACTGGCGGTACCATCACCGGCGTTTCGCGCTACATCAAGCAGACCCAGGGCAAGTCGATCCTCTCGGTGGCGGTGGAGCCGGTGGCCTCGCCGCTGATCAGCCAGACCCTGGCCGGTGAAGAACTCAAGCCCAGCCCGCACAAGATCCAGGGCATTGGTGCGGGCTTCGTGCCGAAGAACCTCGACCTTTCCATGGTCGACCAGGTCGAGACGGTGACTGACGAAGAGTCCAAGGCCATGGCCATTCGGCTGATGCAGGAAGAGGGCATTTTGTGCGGTATTTCCTGTGGCGCAGCGATGGCAGCGGCAGTGCGCCTGGCCGAAAAACCAGAGATGCAGGGTAAGACCATCGTCGTAATCCTGCCCGACTCTGGCGAGCGTTACCTGTCGAGCATGCTGTTCAGCGATATGTTCAGCGAGCAGGAAAACCAGCAGTAA
- a CDS encoding AAA family ATPase, giving the protein MKFEGTRDYVATDDLKLAVNAAITLERPLLVKGEPGTGKTMLAEQLAASFGARLITWHIKSTTKAHQGLYEYDAVSRLRDSQLGTDKVHDVRNYLKKGKLWEAFEAEERVILLIDEIDKADIEFPNDLLQELDKMEFYVYETDETIKAKQRPIIIITSNNEKELPDAFLRRCFFHYIAFPDRATLQQIVDVHYPNIKQSLVSEALDVFFDVRKVPGLKKKPSTSELVDWLKLLMADNIGEAVLRERDPTKAIPPLAGALVKNEQDVQLLERLAFMSRRGNR; this is encoded by the coding sequence ATGAAGTTCGAAGGCACCCGCGACTACGTCGCCACAGACGACCTGAAACTGGCGGTAAACGCGGCCATCACCCTCGAACGCCCGCTGCTGGTCAAAGGCGAACCGGGCACTGGCAAGACCATGCTCGCCGAACAGCTCGCCGCCTCCTTCGGCGCCCGCCTGATCACCTGGCACATCAAGTCCACCACCAAGGCCCACCAAGGCCTCTACGAGTACGACGCGGTCAGCCGCCTGCGCGACTCGCAGTTGGGCACCGATAAAGTCCACGATGTGCGCAACTACCTGAAAAAGGGCAAGCTCTGGGAAGCCTTCGAGGCTGAAGAGCGGGTCATCCTGCTGATCGACGAAATCGACAAGGCCGACATCGAGTTCCCCAACGACCTGCTGCAAGAACTCGACAAGATGGAGTTCTATGTCTACGAAACCGACGAGACCATCAAGGCCAAGCAGCGCCCGATCATCATCATTACCTCGAACAACGAAAAAGAACTGCCCGACGCCTTCCTGCGCCGCTGCTTCTTCCACTACATCGCCTTCCCCGACCGCGCCACGCTGCAACAGATCGTCGACGTGCACTACCCGAACATCAAACAATCGCTGGTCAGCGAGGCGCTGGACGTGTTCTTCGACGTGCGCAAGGTGCCGGGCCTGAAGAAAAAGCCCTCCACCTCCGAGCTGGTCGACTGGCTCAAGCTGCTGATGGCCGACAACATCGGCGAAGCGGTGCTGCGCGAGCGTGACCCGACCAAGGCCATCCCACCCCTGGCGGGCGCCCTGGTGAAGAACGAGCAGGACGTTCAATTGCTCGAGCGCCTGGCGTTCATGAGCCGGCGCGGCAACCGCTGA
- a CDS encoding DUF748 domain-containing protein: MKGRYRWPLVGLASLVVLLVALHLALPYLVRDYLNDKLADMGDYRGQVVDVDLAWWRGAYQINGLKIVKTSGKVPVPLLDAPLIDLSVSWHALWYDRAVVAEVTFVRPALNFVDGGSKQASQTGRGTDWRQQLEKLLPITLNELRIEDGVLTFRNFTSKPPVNLKATQLDASIRNLTNVRNEKGRRDASFDAHAVLFGDAKVESRATFDPFSDFDDFEFRLRATGIQLRKLNDFASAYGKFDFNAGHGDLVIEAQAEKGRLTGYIKPLLRDVDVFNWQQDVQNKDKGFFRSVWEALVGGTESVLKNQPKNQFATRVELSGSVHKQDVSAFEAFLQILRNGFVQAFNARYEQPAPKSD, translated from the coding sequence ATGAAAGGTCGCTACCGCTGGCCGCTGGTCGGCCTGGCCAGCCTGGTCGTGCTGCTGGTGGCCCTGCACCTGGCCCTGCCCTACCTGGTGCGCGACTACCTCAACGACAAGCTGGCCGACATGGGTGACTACCGCGGCCAGGTCGTCGACGTCGACCTGGCCTGGTGGCGCGGCGCTTACCAGATCAACGGCCTGAAGATCGTCAAGACCAGCGGCAAGGTCCCGGTGCCGCTGCTCGATGCGCCCTTGATCGACCTGTCGGTGAGCTGGCACGCGTTGTGGTACGACCGCGCCGTAGTGGCCGAGGTGACCTTCGTGCGGCCAGCGCTGAACTTTGTCGATGGCGGCAGCAAGCAGGCGTCACAGACCGGCCGTGGCACCGATTGGCGCCAACAACTGGAAAAACTGCTGCCGATCACCCTCAACGAATTACGCATTGAAGACGGCGTGCTGACCTTTCGCAACTTCACCTCCAAGCCCCCCGTCAACCTCAAGGCCACCCAGCTCGACGCCAGCATTCGTAACCTGACCAACGTGCGCAACGAAAAAGGCCGGCGCGACGCCAGTTTCGACGCCCATGCCGTGTTGTTCGGGGATGCCAAGGTGGAGAGCCGCGCCACCTTCGACCCGTTCAGCGACTTCGACGACTTCGAATTCCGCCTGCGCGCCACCGGCATTCAGTTGCGCAAGCTCAATGACTTTGCCAGCGCTTATGGCAAGTTCGACTTCAATGCCGGGCATGGCGACCTGGTGATCGAAGCCCAGGCTGAGAAAGGCCGGCTTACGGGCTATATCAAGCCGTTGCTGCGCGATGTCGATGTGTTCAACTGGCAGCAAGACGTGCAGAACAAGGACAAGGGCTTTTTCCGCTCGGTGTGGGAGGCGCTGGTGGGGGGCACCGAATCGGTGTTGAAAAACCAGCCGAAAAACCAGTTCGCCACCCGGGTGGAGCTTAGTGGCAGCGTGCACAAGCAGGATGTCAGTGCCTTCGAGGCGTTTTTGCAGATCCTGCGCAATGGCTTTGTCCAGGCGTTCAATGCCCGGTATGAGCAGCCTGCGCCAAAGTCCGACTGA
- a CDS encoding vWA domain-containing protein — protein sequence MLLNLFNEMRAAKVPVSVRELLDLLNALQKRVVFADMDEFYYLARAILVKDERHFDKFDRAFSAYFKGLENLDRHLEALIPEDWLRKEFERSLTDEERAQIQSLGGLDKLIEEFKKRLEEQKERHAGGNKWIGTGGTSPFGSGGFNPEGIRVGEAGKRQGKAVKVWDQREYKNLDDQVELGTRNIKLALRRLRKFAREGAAEELDIDGTIDHTARDAGLLNIQMRPERRNTVKLLLLFDIGGSMDAHVKVCEELFSACKTEFKHLEYYYFHNCVYESVWKNNLRRTSERFSTFDLLHKYGDDYKVVFVGDAAMAPYEITQPGGSVEHWNEEAGYIWIQRFMEKFKKVIWINPYPKQAWDYTASTHLVRDLIEDKMYPLTLQGLEDGMRYLSK from the coding sequence ATGCTGCTCAACCTGTTCAACGAAATGCGCGCGGCCAAGGTGCCGGTGTCGGTACGCGAACTGCTCGACCTGCTCAATGCCCTGCAAAAACGCGTGGTGTTCGCCGACATGGACGAGTTCTACTACCTGGCACGGGCGATCCTGGTGAAGGACGAGCGGCATTTCGACAAATTCGACCGAGCATTCTCGGCCTACTTCAAGGGCCTGGAAAACCTCGACCGCCACCTTGAAGCGCTGATCCCCGAAGACTGGCTGCGCAAGGAGTTCGAGCGCTCGCTCACCGATGAAGAACGCGCGCAAATCCAGTCGCTGGGCGGCCTGGACAAGCTGATCGAGGAATTCAAGAAACGCCTCGAAGAGCAAAAGGAACGCCACGCCGGCGGCAACAAGTGGATCGGCACCGGCGGCACCAGCCCATTCGGTTCAGGCGGTTTCAACCCCGAAGGTATCCGCGTGGGCGAGGCTGGCAAACGCCAGGGCAAGGCGGTGAAGGTGTGGGACCAACGCGAGTACAAGAACCTCGACGACCAGGTCGAGCTGGGCACGCGCAACATCAAGCTGGCCTTGCGCCGGCTGCGCAAGTTCGCCCGTGAAGGCGCTGCCGAAGAGCTGGATATCGACGGCACCATCGACCACACCGCACGCGACGCCGGGTTGCTGAACATCCAGATGCGCCCGGAGCGGCGCAACACCGTCAAGCTGCTGTTGCTGTTCGACATCGGTGGCTCGATGGATGCCCACGTCAAAGTCTGCGAAGAGCTGTTTTCGGCCTGCAAGACCGAGTTCAAGCACTTGGAGTATTACTACTTCCACAACTGCGTGTATGAGTCGGTGTGGAAGAACAACCTGCGCCGCACTTCCGAGCGCTTCTCCACCTTCGACCTGTTGCACAAGTACGGCGATGATTACAAGGTGGTGTTCGTCGGTGACGCGGCCATGGCGCCTTACGAGATCACCCAGCCGGGTGGCAGCGTGGAACACTGGAACGAAGAGGCCGGGTATATTTGGATTCAGCGCTTCATGGAAAAATTCAAGAAAGTCATCTGGATCAACCCGTATCCAAAGCAGGCCTGGGACTACACGGCGTCTACGCACCTGGTGCGGGATTTGATCGAGGACAAGATGTACCCGCTGACCTTGCAGGGGTTGGAGGATGGGATGCGGTACCTGTCTAAGTGA
- a CDS encoding biotin-dependent carboxyltransferase family protein, translating into MTQLKIEASTALCQLQDAGRFGVRHLGVTQGGALDWVAMNWANWLLGNPLGEPVIEVALGGFSVVAEHDCVLALAGADQDARVDDQPLAPWRSFALAKGQRLTLRQPKQGVRAYLAAPGGFQAETVLGSCATVVREALGGIDGRGEALGKGQGLTFVGLSPALREVPGALRPVYSAKPVLDLVMGAQIGDFSGMSLFEAFNSDWTLDSRADRMGIRLLGPQLVYQGAPMISEGIPLGAVQVPPDGQPIVLLNDRQTIGGYPRLGALTPLALAQLAQCMPGAVVRFRAVVQEEAWREQQGYLNRWR; encoded by the coding sequence ATGACGCAGTTGAAGATCGAGGCCAGCACCGCGCTGTGCCAATTGCAGGATGCCGGGCGGTTTGGCGTGCGCCACCTAGGCGTGACCCAGGGCGGGGCGCTGGACTGGGTGGCGATGAATTGGGCCAACTGGTTGCTGGGTAACCCGCTGGGGGAGCCAGTGATCGAGGTGGCGCTGGGCGGATTCAGCGTGGTCGCCGAGCACGATTGCGTCCTGGCCTTGGCGGGCGCCGATCAGGATGCGCGGGTTGATGATCAGCCCCTGGCGCCTTGGCGCAGTTTTGCTCTGGCCAAGGGCCAGCGGCTGACTTTGAGGCAGCCCAAGCAGGGCGTACGCGCTTATCTTGCTGCGCCTGGCGGGTTCCAGGCTGAGACAGTGCTAGGCAGTTGCGCCACCGTTGTACGTGAGGCATTAGGCGGTATCGATGGTCGAGGGGAAGCGCTTGGCAAAGGTCAGGGGCTGACGTTTGTCGGTTTATCCCCGGCCTTGCGCGAAGTGCCTGGGGCGTTGCGGCCTGTGTATTCGGCGAAGCCTGTGCTCGACCTGGTGATGGGCGCGCAGATCGGTGACTTCAGCGGCATGAGCCTGTTTGAAGCGTTCAACAGTGACTGGACGTTGGACAGCCGCGCAGACCGCATGGGGATCCGATTGCTTGGGCCACAGCTGGTTTACCAGGGCGCGCCGATGATCTCCGAAGGGATCCCGCTGGGCGCGGTGCAGGTGCCGCCAGATGGGCAGCCGATCGTGCTGCTCAATGATCGGCAGACCATTGGCGGGTATCCGCGATTGGGGGCGTTGACGCCGTTGGCGCTGGCGCAATTGGCGCAGTGCATGCCGGGGGCGGTGGTGCGGTTCAGGGCGGTGGTGCAGGAGGAGGCTTGGCGGGAACAGCAGGGTTATCTGAACCGTTGGCGGTGA